The following coding sequences are from one Melospiza melodia melodia isolate bMelMel2 chromosome 2, bMelMel2.pri, whole genome shotgun sequence window:
- the POLR1D gene encoding protein POLR1D isoform X2 has translation MGAMGWLKCPLAGTNKRFLINTIKNTLPSQKEQDQEREQKEDDKESEPSKSRKEEKPKKRRIHPYTPSFQSRRRISYSPPRHQSRNQHTKDKHEKRSSKR, from the coding sequence GTTGAAATGTCCTCTTGCTGGTACAAATAAAAGATTTCTTATTAATACCATCAAAAACACGTTGCCATCTCAAAAAGAACAAGACCAAGAGCGTGAGCAAAAGGAAGATGATAAGGAGTCTGAGCCAAGCAAaagcaggaaagaagaaaaaccaaAGAAACGCAGAATTCACCCATACACACCCAGCTTTCAATCCAGAAGGAGGATCAGCTACTCTCCTCCAAGGCACCAAAGCAGGAACCAGCACACCAAGGATAAACATGAAAAGCGATCGAGCAAGcgatga